GCAGCCCAGACAGGGACGATGTGTATCGTCTATTATTATTATACGACATGGGGGCAAGGGACGGTTTGGCCGGGGTTCGTCCCCTTGTGTAGGGACAGGCCCCCGTGCCTGCCCGTTGGGCTTGCCCTGTCTGCAGGCGCCACGGCGCCGCAAGTTGCCATTTCCCCACCGGAAGTGGCACAATGGCGAAGACAATCGTCCACCAACCGCCTCTAGATCGAGCGAGAAAGAAGCACCATGAACACTGTTGAATTTGCCAACACGGGCGTCCATGTCTCGGAAATGTGTCTGGGCACCATGATGTTCGGCAGCCGCTGCGACGTCGCGGAGGCAGACCGCATCCTGGGCGCCTGCCTGGACCAGGGCGTCAATTTCATCGACACCGCGGCCATGTACGGCAACGGGGAGACGGAGCGCATCCTGGGCCAGATTATGAAGGGCCGGCGGGAGAAGCTCTTCCTGGCCACCAAGGTTCACAAGGGCGTGGACCGCCGCAGCATCCTGGAGAGCATCGACGAGAGCCTGGCCCGCCTCCAGACCGACTACGTGGACCTCTATCTGATCCACTGGCCGGTGGAGGGGATGCGCCCCCTGGAGATCATGGAGGCGCTGAACCAGGTGGTGACCCAGGGCAAGGCTCGCTTCGTGGGCTGCTGCAACTATCCGGCCTGGCTACTGGCCCACTCCAACGCCATCGCTGCCCGCAACGGATGGGCGCCCCTGGTCTGCAACCAGGTGGCCTACAACATCATCGAGCGGGGGGTAGAGGTCGAGATCCTGCCCCAGGCCATGGCCGAGGGCATCGCCATCACCGCCTACCGGCCCCTGGTCCAGGGCCTGCTCACGGGCAAATATCGTTGGGGCCAGCCCCTGCCGGAGAATTCCCGGGGGCAGACCAGCGCGCAGCTCATCACCTGGCTGTCCCAGTATGGGGAGGGGGTGGAGCGCTTCATCCGTTTCGCCGAAGCCCGGGGCATCACGCCGGTGCAGCTGGCCATCGCCTGGGTCCGCTATTCGCCGGCTGTCACCTCGCCCATCGTGGGCGTCAGCTCCCTGTCCCAGCTCCAGGCCACCATCGACGCCTTCGCCTGGGACCTGAGCCCGGAGGATTACGAAACGGTCACCGCGTTTTTCAACACCGAGGTCAAAGAAGAGGGGTTGCAACGCTTCCCGGGGCTACGCTACAACTTCCCCCGTTTGCGCCGCAATCTGCATTTGTTGGGGATGTAGGGACAGGCCCCCGTGCCTGTCCGTTGGGCGGCATGGGGGGATGTGGGGATGTGGGCGGGCACGGAGGCCCGCCCCTACCTTTAGAACGAATCGGCGGTGTCGTCCCCCCGGACGGACTTGCGGATGAGGTCCACCACATCCGGGTTGGCCAGGGTGGTGACGTCGCCCACGTCCTGGCCGTTGGAGATGGAGGCCAGCACCCGGCGCATGAGCTTGCCCGAACGGGTCTTGGGCAGATCCGGCATGATGTAGACGTTCTTCGGCCGCGCGATCTTGCCGATGAGCTCTTCCACGGCTTTGACGATCTTCTGCTGGATCTCCGGGGTGGGCGTGTAGCCGGGCTTGAGGGAGACGTAGACATCCGGCACCCGGCCTTTGAGCTCGTCCACCCGGGGTACCACGGCTGCCTCGGCCACTTCTTCCACCGTGAGCACCGCGCTCTCCAGCTCCTTGGTGCCCAGGCGATGGCCAGCCACGTTGATCACGTCATCCACCCGACCCAGGATGCGGAAGTAGCCGTCCCCCGCCTGGGTGGCTGCGTCGCCGGCGAAGTAGGGCCAGTCCCGCCAGTCCTTGCTGTTGCGATCCTTGTTGTAGCGGGCGTAGTAGGTCTGGACGAAGCGATCCGGGTCGCCCCAGATGCCCTGGGTGATACCGGGCCAGGGGTTGCGGATGACCATGTTGCCCGCCTTCCCCGCGCCGGGCGGAATCACGTTGCCGTCGTCGTCCAGGATGGTGGCGTAGATACCGGGCAGGGCCGGGCCCGCGCTGCCGGGCTTCATGGGGTGGATGGCCGGAATGGTGGTGCAGAGGAAGCCGCCGGTCTCTGTCTGCCACCAGGTGTCCACAATGACGGCTTTTTCCTTGCCCACCACGTGGTAGTACCAGCGCCACACTTCAGGCTCGATGGGTTCGCCCACGGTGGTCATGTGCTTGAACTGGTGATTGTAGCGCAGGGGCGTCTCCGGGCCGGCCTTGCGCAACATGCGGATGGCCGTGGGCGAGGTGTGGAAGATGTTGACGCCCAGCTCTTCGGCAATGCGGAAAGGCCGACCGGCGTCCGGGTAGGTGGGCACACCCTCGTAGATGACACTGGTGGCGGCCACGGCCAGGGGCCCGTAGACAATGTAGGAGTGGCCGGTGATCCAGCCGATGTCGGCCATGCACCAGTAGACATCCTCGGGGTGGATGTCCTGGATCATCTTGGATGTCCAGGCGGTGTAGGCCAGGTAGCCGCCGGTGCCGTGCTGGTGGCCCTTGGGCTTGCCCGTGGTCCCGCTGGTGTACATGAGGAACAAGGGCGCCTCGGCCGGCATCTTCACCGGCTCCACCCGGGCTCCCCGATGTTCCTGGAGCAGATCGTCCATGAAGAGATCCCGGCCTTCCACCATGGGTGCCTGGGACTGGTACTGGCGGGGGTAACGTCGCCAGACCAGCACCTTTTC
This sequence is a window from Litorilinea aerophila. Protein-coding genes within it:
- a CDS encoding aldo/keto reductase, encoding MNTVEFANTGVHVSEMCLGTMMFGSRCDVAEADRILGACLDQGVNFIDTAAMYGNGETERILGQIMKGRREKLFLATKVHKGVDRRSILESIDESLARLQTDYVDLYLIHWPVEGMRPLEIMEALNQVVTQGKARFVGCCNYPAWLLAHSNAIAARNGWAPLVCNQVAYNIIERGVEVEILPQAMAEGIAITAYRPLVQGLLTGKYRWGQPLPENSRGQTSAQLITWLSQYGEGVERFIRFAEARGITPVQLAIAWVRYSPAVTSPIVGVSSLSQLQATIDAFAWDLSPEDYETVTAFFNTEVKEEGLQRFPGLRYNFPRLRRNLHLLGM
- the acs gene encoding acetate--CoA ligase, which gives rise to MNESVETELREAQITEAEVAVHWSEEEYYNPSLQFIAQANFTDPTIYDRFSEEHFPECFKEYADLLDWYQYWHTTLDTSNPPFWKWFVGGKINACYNCVDRHLAQYRSKAAFIFVPEPEDEPNIAMTYQELYVRVNEVAAVLQSLGLKTGDRVTIHMPMVLELPITMLACARLGIIHSVVFAGFSGQACADRIVDSGSRILVTMDGYYRSGTMLDHKVKADEAVEASARAGHTVEKVLVWRRYPRQYQSQAPMVEGRDLFMDDLLQEHRGARVEPVKMPAEAPLFLMYTSGTTGKPKGHQHGTGGYLAYTAWTSKMIQDIHPEDVYWCMADIGWITGHSYIVYGPLAVAATSVIYEGVPTYPDAGRPFRIAEELGVNIFHTSPTAIRMLRKAGPETPLRYNHQFKHMTTVGEPIEPEVWRWYYHVVGKEKAVIVDTWWQTETGGFLCTTIPAIHPMKPGSAGPALPGIYATILDDDGNVIPPGAGKAGNMVIRNPWPGITQGIWGDPDRFVQTYYARYNKDRNSKDWRDWPYFAGDAATQAGDGYFRILGRVDDVINVAGHRLGTKELESAVLTVEEVAEAAVVPRVDELKGRVPDVYVSLKPGYTPTPEIQQKIVKAVEELIGKIARPKNVYIMPDLPKTRSGKLMRRVLASISNGQDVGDVTTLANPDVVDLIRKSVRGDDTADSF